One Aegilops tauschii subsp. strangulata cultivar AL8/78 chromosome 7, Aet v6.0, whole genome shotgun sequence genomic window carries:
- the LOC109785722 gene encoding BAG family molecular chaperone regulator 3, whose product MMRGKDQRPAAFSPMRESVAAAVQEEVWEVRPSGMLVQKRTPDSDPPPGGAPVPTIRVKVKYAGVYHEVYINSQASFGELKKLMSEKTGLHPDDQKVVYKDRERDSKAFLDMVGVKDRSKMTLLEDPTAQAKRLIEERRNAKAQRAAKAVSRVSLDVDKLASKVSALETIVSKGGKVVEADLVTLTEALMSELLKLDAIVAEGDVKDQRRIQEKRVQKNVETLDAIRAKTAKRNNTSAATANKARAPHLPPRPPPAQQHQQRRQFQPAAPTTATAPAPQTATASWDTFDLLSSAPSSSSSAPVSTMALATTTSPSPRFEWELF is encoded by the exons ATGATGCGCGGGAAGGATCAGAGGCCCGCGGCATTCTCCCCGATGAGGgagtcggtggcggcggcggtgcagGAGGAGGTGTGGGAGGTCCGGCCCAGCGGCATGCTGGTGCAGAAGCGCACCCCGGACTCGGACCCGCCCCCCGGCGGCGCGCCCGTCCCCACCATCCGCGTCAAGGTCAAGTACGCCGGCGTGTACCACGAGGTGTACATCAACTCCCAGGCCTCCTTCGGGGAGCTCAAGAAGCTCATGTCCGAGAAGACGGGGCTGCACCCGGACGACCAGAAGGTGGTGTACAAGGACAGGGAGCGCGACTCCAAGGCCTTCCTCGACATGGTCGGCGTCAAGGACCGCTCCAAGATGACGCTGCTCGAGGACCCCACCGCCCAGGCCAAGCGCCTCATCGAGGAGCGCCGGAATGCCAAGGCCCAGCGCGCCGCCAAGGCCGTCTCGCGCGTCAGCCTCGACGTCGACAAGCTCGCGTCCAAG GTGTCGGCGCTGGAGACGATCGTTAGCAAGGGCGGCAAGGTGGTGGAGGCCGACCTGGTCACGCTCACCGAGGCGCTGATGAGCGAGCTGCTCAAGCTAGACGCCATCGTCGCCGAGGGCGACGTCAAGGACCAGCGGCGGATCCAGGAGAAGCGGGTGCAGAAGAACGTGGAGACGCTGGACGCCATCCGCGCCAAGACGGCCAAGAGAAACAACACATCTGCTGCAACGGCCAATAAGGCCCGGGCGCCGCACCTGCCCCCTCGTCCGCCGCCGGCGCAGCAGCACCAGCAGCGCCGGCAGTTCCAGCCCGCTGCACCCACCACGGCGACCGCCCCCGCGCCGCAGACCGCGACGGCGAGCTGGGATACGTTCGACCTGCTGTCCTCCGCGCCCTCTTCTTCGTCGTCAGCACCGGTGTCTACCATGGCGCTGGCGACCACCACCTCGCCGTCCCCGAGGTTCGAGTGGGAGCTCTTCTAG